A portion of the Cryptomeria japonica chromosome 5, Sugi_1.0, whole genome shotgun sequence genome contains these proteins:
- the LOC131060666 gene encoding pleiotropic drug resistance protein 1 produces MSLKLDGNSEVQSWAGSLRLGSRRLFDRSETVFSASSASRNRLDDEDSLKWAAIEKLPTYDRLRTSILKDIHGEVDVTDIQLDSRQKVLDRLVKVAEEDNERFLHRQRRRIDRVGIQLPEVEIRYEHLNVDANAHVGGRALPTLLNYTLDILEGLLGSLGLYKGNKTTMTILHDVSGVVKPGRLTLLLGPPASGKSTLLLALAGRLDKSLRVTGSVKYNGHSMDEFVPERTSAYISQHDLHTGELTVRETLDFGARFQGVGSRYDILTELSRREKEQGIKPDPDIDLFMKATSIDGQKTSMMTDYILKILGLDICADTIVGDQMHRGVSGGQKKRVTTGEMIVGAANALLMDEISTGLDSSTTFQIVKCLRQYVHVFNSTMVISLLQPAPETFDLFDDVILLSEGYLVYSGPRESILEFFESMGFRCPERKGVADFLQEVTSPMDQEQYWANRGRAYRYVPVKEFADAFQSFHVGAKMNVELSVPYDKTKSHPAALTKHKYGVSKMELFRACLDREILLMKRGAFVHIFKSAQITLIALITMSVFFRTNMHHRNLNDGTIYFGALFFGLTQLMFNGFAELSMTIDKLPVFYKQRSLKFFPAWAFSLPTWVTTIPSSILESVIWTVVTYYTIGFAPSPHRFFRQWLLLFALSQTSLSLFRFIASLGRNRVVAMTFGTFALLVIFVLGGFIVSREDIKGWWIWGYWISPLMYAQNGIAVNEFLASRWQKETENVGVKLLHSRGLFSDNWWYWLSVGALFGYAVLFNVLYTVALHYLEPLGKPQATISEDDLKHKENSTVGLQNRAFHENGVEMQNIQQGGIREVQSVGGRSSQRHRSSSVSNRSDSLVTSAREAGKKGMVLPFQPLSMAFDHVSYFVDMPEEMKQQGVTEDRLQLLREVSGTFRPGVLTCLMGVSGAGKTTLMDVLAGRKTGGYIEGSVTISGYPKKQETFARISGYCEQNDIHSPCVTVYESLIYSAWLRLPKEVDRKTREMFVEEVMSLVELENLKGALVGLPGMRGLSTEQRKRLTIAVELVANPSIIFMDEPTSGLDARAAAIVMRTVRNTVDTGRTVVCTIHQPSIDIFEAFDELVLMKRGGQMIYVGPLGHRSKDLIDYFEAVEGVPKITQGYNPATWMLESSSVGTELRLGVDFAEIYRNSRLYERNDALIKELSVPAPGSNDIYFESQYSQSFFIQTCACLWKQHWSYWRNPEYNAMRFFFTLIVALICGTIFWRMGSKTGEQKNVTNAMGSMFASVMFLGVNNASSVEPVVDVERTVFYREKAAGMYSALPYAFAQVLIEIPYIFIQAVAYGLIVYAMIDYKWEAAKFFWFFFFMFFTFLYFTFYGMMTTSLTPNANVAAIVSSAFYGVWMLFCGFIIPRNKIPVWWRWYYWGDPVSWTLYGLVASQFGDLENIITKTDGTTEILKDFLKNYFGFRHSFLGATAGIAAGWSVLFAFIFAFAIKYLNFQNR; encoded by the exons ATGTCCCTGAAATTGGATGGCAATAGCGAGGTGCAGTCATGGGCAGGCAGCCTGCGTCTGGGAAGCCGGCGGCTATTCGACAGATCTGAGACTGTTTTTTCTGCTTCTTCCGCTTCAAGAAACCGTCTAGATGATGAAGACTCCCTCAAATGGGCAGCCATCGAGAAGCTGCCCACCTACGATCGCCTCAGAACTTCAATTCTCAAGGACATTCATGGTGAAGTAGATGTTACAGATATTCAACTCGACAGTCGACAAAAAGTGCTCGATAGGCTTGTCAAAGTTGCAGAGGAGGACAACGAACGTTTTCTCCATCGCCAGCGTAGAAGAATCGACAG AGTCGGCATTCAATTGCCCGAGGTCGAAATCCGTTACGAGCACTTGAATGTCGACGCCAATGCCCATGTGGGAGGCAGAGCACTACCTACGCTCCTCAACTATACCCTCGATATATTGGAGGGATTGTTGGGATCGCTTGGTTTATACAAGGGCAACAAAACAACCATGACTATTCTTCACGATGTCAGTGGTGTGGTGAAGCCCGGCAG GCTTACGCTCCTTCTTGGACCTCCTGCTTCGGGCAAGTCTACGCTCCTCTTGGCTCTTGCAGGAAGGCTGGATAAATCTCTCAGA GTTACAGGATCGGTAAAATACAATGGGCATAGCATGGATGAGTTCGTCCCAGAGAGGACATCTGCTTACATTAGTCAGCACGATTTGCACACAGGGGAGCTGACTGTAAGGGAAACCTTGGACTTCGGTGCTCGCTTTCAGGGCGTTGGCTCCAGATATG ATATTTTGACTGAGCTTTCCAGGCGAGAGAAAGAACAGGGTATCAAACCAGATCCGGACATAGATCTCTTCATGAAG GCAACTTCAATAGATGGACAGAAGACGAGTATGATGACAGACTACATCTTGAAG ATATTGGGGTTGGACATCTGCGCAGACACGATTGTAGGGGATCAAATGCACAGAGGTGTTTCAGGTGGGCAAAAGAAGAGAGTTACAACTGGAGAGATGATCGTGGGAGCTGCAAACGCGCTGTTGATGGACGAGATTTCAACCGGCCTTGACAGCTCTACCACATTTCAGATAGTTAAATGCCTGCGTCAATACGTGCACGTCTTCAATTCAACCATGGTCATTTCGCTTTTGCAACCTGCCCCcgaaacatttgatctctttgacGATGTCATTTTACTTTCCGAAGGCTATCTCGTCTACAGCGGACCCCGTGAATCCATTCTTGAATTCTTCGAGTCCATGGGATTTAGATGCCCTGAAAGGAAAGGTGTTGCTGATTTTTTGCAGGAG GTGACTTCGCCCATGGATCAAGAACAATATTGGGCGAACAGAGGTCGAGCGTACCGTTATGTGCCAGTGAAGGAGTTTGCAGACGCATTCCAATCTTTCCACGTTGGAGCCAAAATGAATGTAGAGCTATCAGTTCCCTATGATAAAACCAAATCTCATCCGGCTGCGCTGACCAAACACAAATATGGTGTAAGTAAAATGGAGCTTTTCAGAGCATGTTTGGACAGAGAAATTTTGTTGATGAAGAGGGGTGCCTTTGTCCACATCTTCAAATCCGCTCAG ATCACTCTAATCGCTTTGATTACGATGAGCGTCTTCTTCCGAACCAATATGCATCACAGAAATCTGAATGATGGAACAATCTACTTCGGAGCTCTCTTCTTTGGGCTAACACAGCTCATGTTCAATGGTTTTGCGGAACTATCAATGACAATTGACAAACTCCCAGTATTTTACAAGCAGAGGAGTTTAAAGTTCTTTCCTGCTTGGGCTTTCTCTCTTCCAACCTGGGTTACCACGATTCCTTCTTCCATACTCGAATCTGTGATATGGACGGTTGTCACATACTATACCATTGGTTTTGCCCCAAGTCCTCACAG GTTTTTCCGACAGTGGTTGCTGTTGTTCGCACTTTCTCAAACTTCACTATCACTTTTCAGATTCATAGCATCTCTAGGACGAAATCGAGTAGTGGCAATGACTTTTGGTACTTTTGCCCTCTTGGTTATTTTCGTTCTTGGGGGATTCATCGTCTCCAGAG AGGATATTAAAGGTTGGTGGATATGGGGTTATTGGATTTCTCCTCTCATGTATGCTCAGAATGGAATTGCAGTAAACGAGTTCCTAGCAAGTAGATGGCAAAAG GAAACGGAAAATGTTGGTGTGAAGTTGTTGCATTCTCGTGGACTGTTTTCAGATAACTGGTGGTATTGGCTTTCTGTTGGGGCGCTCTTCGGATACGCTGTTCTCTTTAACGTGCTCTACACAGTGGCATTACATTATCTTGAAC CCCTGGGAAAGCCACAAGCAACAATCTCTGAAGATGACTTGAAACATAAAGAAAATTCAACAGTTGGTTTGCAAAATAGAGCCTTCCATGAGAATGGGGTCGAAATGCAAAACATTCAACAAGGCGGTATCAGAGAAGTTCAATCTGTTG GGGGGAGAAGTTCTCAACGACATAGAAGTAGCAGTGTTTCGAATAGGTCCGATTCCCTTGTGACAAGTGCTCGTGAGGCTGGCAAGAAAGGGATGGTTTTGCCCTTCCAACCTCTCTCCATGGCTTTTGACCATGTCAGTTACTTTGTCGACATGCCCGAG GAAATGAAACAACAAGGAGTAACAGAGGACCGACTTCAGTTACTGCGTGAAGTGAGTGGGACATTCAGGCCAGGTGTGTTGACATGTTTGATGGGGGTGAGTGGGGCAGGGAAGACGACCTTGATGGATGTTCTTGCTGGAAGAAAAACAGGGGGATATATTGAAGGTTCTGTCACCATATCTGGTTATCCCAAGAAACAAGAGACCTTTGCTCGCATTTCCGGTTACTGCGAACAAAATGATATACACTCTCCATGTGTCACAGTCTATGAATCCCTCATATACTCTGCTTGGCTTCGTCTTCCCAAAGAAGTCGATCGTAAAACTAGAGAG ATGTTTGTGGAAGAAGTTATGAGTCTGGTAGAGCTAGAAAACTTGAAAGGAGCTCTCGTGGGTCTTCCTGGAATGAGAGGGTTGTCTACTGAACAGAGAAAGAGGTTGACAATTGCGGTGGAATTGGTAGCAAATCCATCCATTATATTCATGGATGAGCCAACGTCAGGGCTGGATGCTAGAGCTGCTGCAATTGTTATGCGAACTGTTCGAAATACTGTGGACACAGGACGAACTGTTGTGTGCACCATTCATCAACCAAGCATAGACATATTCGAGGCCTTTGATGAG CTGGTGCTGATGAAGCGTGGAGGGCAAATGATATATGTAGGACCTCTAGGTCATCGTTCAAAGGACCTAATTGACTATTTTGAGGCAGTTGAAGGAGTTCCGAAAATAACCCAGGGTTACAATCCAGCAACATGGATGTTGGAGTCCTCTTCTGTTGGGACTGAGCTTCGACTTGGAGTTGATTTTGCAGAAATATATCGCAATTCCCGTTTGTATGA GAGAAATGATGCTCTGATAAAGGAATTGAGTGTACCAGCTCCAGGGTCAAACGATATATACTTTGAATCACAATATTCACAATCTTTCTTCATCCAGACATGTGCTTGCTTATGGAAGCAACATTGGTCCTATTGGAGAAACCCTGAATATAATGCAATGCGCTTCTTTTTCACACTCATCGTCGCTTTGATTTGTGGCACAATTTTCTGGAGGATGGGTAGTAAGAC AGGAgagcaaaaaaatgttaccaatgcAATGGGCTCAATGTTTGCATCCGTAATGTTTTTGGGTGTGAATAATGCATCATCAGTTGAGCCTGTTGTGGATGTTGAAAGAACAGTGTTCTATAGAGAAAAGGCTGCAGGGATGTATTCGGCTCTCCCATATGCTTTTGCACAA GTGTTGATTGAAATACCTTACATTTTTATTCAAGCGGTAGCGTATGGATTAATTGTGTATGCAATGATCGACTACAAATGGGAGGCAGCAAAGTTcttctggttcttcttcttcatgttcttcaCATTTCTATACTTCACATTTTATGGCATGATGACTACCTCTCTCACTCCCAATGCAAATGTAGCTGCAATTGTATCTTCAGCTTTttatggagtatggatgcttttttGTGGCTTTATAATTCCACGAAAT AAAATTCCAGTGTGGTGGAGATGGTACTACTGGGGAGACCCAGTCTCATGGACACTCTATGGATTGGTTGCTTCACAATTTGGAGACCTTGAAAACATAATAACAAAAACTGATGGCACTACAGAAATACTCAAGGATTTCTTAAAGAATTACTTTGGATTCAGACATAGCTTCCTAGGAGCTACTGCAGGCATTGCAGCTGGATGGAGTGTTCTCTTTGCCTTCATCTTTGCCTTTGCCATCAAATATCTTAACTTCCAAAATAGATAG